The Candidatus Bathyarchaeota archaeon sequence TAGGTGACCATGCTACCCTAGAGGAGGCGGCGAGGGTGATGGCTGAGAGAAACATTAAGAAACTCCCTGTAGTTCAGGATGGGCGTCTCATAGGGATCGTCACGACGACCGATATTGTGAGGAACCAGCCGAAATATGTCGATGTTCTCAGGGACCTGGTCTGGAAGACTGGAAAAACTTAGGATTCCGCCCCAGATAATAGTTAGGGGAAGGAATGTTTTATTCCCTCAATCATGAACTCAACAGCTATAGCTGCAATGAATACAGCCATCAGCCTAGCGACTACAGCTGACCCTACCCTGCCGAGGATCCTGTAAATTGAGTCGATGAATTGAAGTATAATCCTCGTCACAGCCATAACTATGAGCACCGATATTACAGATACCATTATCCCAGCCCTCTGATTGTAAACTAGGAGTGTCGTTATTGCACCTGGACCGACAAGGAGGGGGAAGGCTATAGGAACCGCTCCCAAATCTTCTTCGGAACCCTCCCCCTCAACCCATCCGCCGTAAACTAGAATCTTGATCGAGAGTATCGCTAGGAGGATGCCTCCAGCAATCATTATGCTGTAGAGTCCGATTCCGAAAAGGTTTAGGATCTGTTGACCGCCGAGGACTATACCAATGGCTATGATGAAGGCTACTATACCTGCTGTGTTGAATACACGCCTCCTCTCCTCCTTTGAGAGGTTCCTTGTCAAAGAGATGAATATTGGAATGTTTCCCAAAGGATCGACGACTATGAAGAGCGCTATCACAGCTCTAACCATCTCCGGAATCAAATTCTGCGCCATAACATCCACCAGACATATACCTACAAGAAAT is a genomic window containing:
- a CDS encoding MarC family protein, whose translation is MAQNLIPEMVRAVIALFIVVDPLGNIPIFISLTRNLSKEERRRVFNTAGIVAFIIAIGIVLGGQQILNLFGIGLYSIMIAGGILLAILSIKILVYGGWVEGEGSEEDLGAVPIAFPLLVGPGAITTLLVYNQRAGIMVSVISVLIVMAVTRIILQFIDSIYRILGRVGSAVVARLMAVFIAAIAVEFMIEGIKHSFP